CAGGTCTTGAGCACCTCAAACGTCACTTCGTCAGGATAGAACGCCACATACCCGCCAATCTGCGCAACCGACACCTTGGGGTGCTCATAACTCCATACCGCATTGGCACCTTCATGCCCGGGGATCTGCAGGCTGTAATAGCTGGCATCGCCCTTGTACGGGCAATAGCTGGTGTGGTCGGTGCGGGCGAAATACTGTTCGGCGATGTCCTCCCGCGGGATGTAGTACACCGGAGGATAATTGGTCTCATGCATGACCAGCGCCCGAGTGGACGACGCCACTTGAATGCCATGGAACTTCACCACCACGCAGCCGGGTTGGGGGACGATGGAGATGGGACTACCGGCACCTGGGACTTTCATGAAGTAGGTTCCTCTGTTGCTGTTGTGCGGTTTCCGCGCCCCAACAGGTATACCCCATGTTCTGGTATCGCGAGTACTTCGCAGCCGAACGGAGCGTGCTTCAGTCGCTGGATTGACCGCTGTCATCAAACGCAACAGCTCAAGCTGTACATCCATACAGATAAAGATTGCTCCATCGCTCATCAACCGCCATTCTGTGCACCTCTCGAACACTGATCGATGATGGTGGTTATGCGGCTGTACCTCTGTGAAAAACCTTCCCAGGCCAAAGATATCGCGGCCGTGCTCGGCGCCAGGCGTCGAGGCGACGGCTGCTGGCTGGGAACGGACGTCACGGTGACCTGGTGCATCGGCCACCTGCTGGAAACCGCGCCGCCGGATGCCTACGACGCGCGTTACAAGCGCTGGGTGCTGGCGGATCTGCCGATCATTCCCGAAAAATGGAAAATGACCGTCAAGCCGCGCACGGCCAGCCAGTACAAGGCAGTCAAACGCCTGCTCGGCGAGGCCAGTGAACTGGTGATTGCCACCGACGCCGACCGTGAGGGCGAGATGATCGCCCGGGAACTGGTGGAACATTGCCGTTATCGCGGGCCGATCCAGCGGCTGTGGTTGTCGGCCCTGGACGATGCATCGATCCGCAAGGCGCTGGCGGCGCTCAAGCCCGGGGCCGAGACGTTCAGCCTCTATCATTCGGCGTTGGGGCGCTCCCGGGCCGACTGGTTGATCGGGATGAACATGAGTCGGCTGTTCACCCTGCTGGGGCGTCAGTCCGGCTATCAGGGCGTGTTGCCGGTCGGTCGGGTGCAGACGCCGACTTTGCGCCTGGTGGTGGATCGCGACCGCAGCATTGCCGATTTCGTCCCGGTGGCCTACTGGGCCATCGACGTGCAACTGCTGCACGATGGCACTGCGTTCACTGCCCAGTGGCGCGCGGCGTCCGATGCTTGTGACGATCAGGATCGCTGCCTGAACCAGGCGCTGGCCCAGCAGGCGGCTGCAGCCATTGGCAATGCGGCGAGCGCTCGGGTGATCAAGCTACGTACCGAGCGCATGCGCGAAGTCGCGCCGCTGCCGTTCGACCTGGGCACCTTGCAGGAAGTCTGCTCGAAAAAACTCGGGCTCGGCGCCCAGGAAACCCTCGATATCGCCCAGGCCCTGTATGAAACCCATAAAGTCATCACCTACCCGCGCAGCGACTGCGGCTACCTGCCCCTGAGTCAGCACAGCGAAGCGCCGGGTATTCTGGCGGCGCTCCGGCAAGCCGATCCGGCCCTGAACGCCTTGCACGATTATCTGGAGCCGCAACGCCGATCGCGGGCCTGGAACGATGCCAAGGTCAGCGCGCACCACGGCATCATTCCGACCGCCGCGGCGAAGAATCTCGATCGACTGGTGGGCAAGCAACGGGCGGTCTACACCCTGATTCGTGCGCGTTACCTGGCGCAGTTCCTGCCCAATCATGAGTACGACCGCACCCAGGCCGACTTCGACTGCGCCGGTGAAGCCTTGCGCGCCGTGGGCAAGCAGATTGCCGAGCCCGGCTGGAAACGCGCCCTGCCCGAAGCCCTCGCGCCCGCCAAGGGCCGCGAAGCACCGGCACCGCAAACACTGCCGACACTGGCCGAAGGGCGTGACTGCGCGGTGGCCGACGTGAAGCTCAAGGACCTCTGGACCCAGCCGCCCAAGCCATTCACCGAAGGCGATCTGATCAAGGCAATGAAGAACGTTGCCAAACTGGTGGAAGATCCGCTGCTCAAGCAAAAGCTCAAGGACACCACTGGCATCGGCACCGAAGCCACACGCGCCTCGATCATCCAGGGCCTGTTGGATCGTGGTTATCTGATCAAGAACGGCAAGGCCCTGGCCGCGACGCCGGCGGCTTTCAGCCTGATCGATGCGGTGCCGCGAGCGATTGCCGACCCCGGCACCACGGCAATCTGGGAACAGGCGCTGGACATGGTGCAGAGCGGTGAAATGAGCCTGGAAGAATTCGTCACTAAACAGGCCGCGTGGATGAGCAAGCAAGTGGCACGCTGCGCCGGCCTGAACCTGACCATCAGCGGGCCGGCAAGCCCGGCCGGGCGTGGCGCCACACCGTGGAAAAACAAACGCAAACCCGCCAAACGCAAGCCTTCGACTGGAACCAAGCGCGCGGCGAAACCGGCGGGCAAGGTTTGAGGGCAGCGAATCGAAATGGTCTAGTGTTCTTCAATGTCAGTTAAGACACCGAAGGTACGACCATGGCGACAATCAGGAGCCAGCCCTCGATAGAACTGCACGCCGCCCAGCGCGACGAACTGGAAACCATCGAAAACCTGATGCAGTTCTACATGTACGATTTCAGCGAATGGCTGCCGCTGAAGCTCGGGGAACATGGTTTCTTCAACATCCAGCCCAGACTGGACTACTGGCGCAACCCGGCAACCCGGCCGTTTCTGATCAAGGTCGACGGCGAGCTGGCAGGGTTCGTGACCGTGGATAACGAAACCCATATCGTCGGCGCCGAGTACAACATCGGCTACTTTTTTGTCAGTCGACGCTTTCGTGGCCAAGGTGTCGCGAAGTTTGTCGTCTCTGCCCTCTTGAGCCGCTTCCCCGGTCAATGGCAGATTTTCCACATCGATGCCAACCAGCCTGCGCGGCTGTTCTGGGCCAGGGTGATGCCCGATCTCACGGCCGGAGTGTTCACCGTGCATCAGCTGCCGATCGACGGTTATCCATGCACCGTTTACCGCTTTGAAAGATCGCAGCCCTCGGCAACGCCTACGGGGCCGGGGTAAGCGCTGCCGAAGATTCCAAACGGTGGCCACGCTGACTTTCTAATTCCAAAACCACTTTGTCCGACAATATGTAGTGAACAAAAATAATCACTACAAAACCGTTGACGCCTCCGATTTGCCCTTGCATGATGCAGACGTCTCCCCGATCGGGAGTACAGGCAACACGTTTGAGCAAGTTCGTCTGACCGCCGAGCTGTTTTTCCCGGATACACGCTGCCCACAAGGCAGATTGAAGAAGCTGACCTGGCCTGAACGTCCAGTACAAGGGCGAGAAACGCTAGCGATCAATCCTCATGAAGCTTGTGGCCGACCCTGAAAACGTCGGCAGTGGCCTCCAGGTTTTCGCTGCTTCTCTTCGTTGTGACGCTATTGCGTAGCAGTTATTCAACACGACTACATGCAACAGATGCGCGACCCCGTCGTATTGACGGTCGACCGCTGACGTCCTGGTTTCGGTGCCAGGGATCAACTAACCGATGGGCTACCTGTATTAGCGAATCAACTTTGAAAGATCACCAAATGGTCAAGGGGCTTACAATGAATCTGAACAATCAACCTACTATCGATGAACTGGCTCGTTTGTTCGCTGCGCAAAAAGACAGCCATGACAGCCATATTCTGTGGATCAGCAAATCGGGCCAGGTCCATATCGACTGCCTGTCGCCCCATGCCCACGAAGAAGAGTTCGACAAGAACAACCAGAACCTGCTGGCCCGCATGAAGATGTACCGTCGCGGCCAGGGCTATGTCGGCAAGAAAGCCGCGGCCGACAAGGACTTCATCGGTAATGTGCTGCAAACGCTGACACAGGCGTGGGCCTCGCTGCAGAACCAGAATGAAGTTCGGGTGATTGATCGGTTGTACTGATCTCTCCCAAACACAAGAAGGCCCCGCTCGTTTTATCGAGCGGGGCCTTTTTTATTCGTCACCGTCTGCACCTCTGACTTTGCACCGGGTCAAAAGAACAGGGCTATGGTTAACAGTGCGCTGGACATCGGTTTATCCGCTGGAGGTCTGCGATGAAAACAACCCTGACATTCATGCTATTGGCATTGGCGAGTGCAGCCCATGCGAACAGTCTCCCCGGCATTCCCGCCTTCGATGTGGACTGTCCCGGGAAAATCATGGTCCACGCCGACCAGGATGGTCCGGTGATGATCAACAGCAAAGAAGCCCAGACCAAAATGATCAATGATCGCCTTTTCGAGGCCAAGGGGCCGGATGTGACGATCTCGATCAGCATCGCGGATGACGACACGGTAGCCGTGACCTATACCAGCAAGAAAGGCGGCAATGGCATCTGCCAGTCGGTGGATGATTGATTCACACGCTGGTGCTGCCGGCCATCACCAGGTTCGCGAACGCCACAGACGCGGCACTGTGATAGTTGTTCTTCCTGCGCAGCAATGCCGCGTCGCGCCGGGGTGCCTCGCCCTGTAATTCAATTCGGCGCAATGCCCGTTCCGCCGTGGCGATGGGCTCCGGGAGGATGGTGGCCATCGGCGTGTGGCGAATGACCTCCAGCAACGTACTCACCGAATTCACCTCGATCGTCACCTTGGGCGTGATGTTCTGCTGCCGAAAATACTCGTCGACTGAGGATCGGGTGATGAAGTCCGGCGTCAGCAACGCGAATTCCAATTGCGCCATCTCCTT
The Pseudomonas sp. GR 6-02 genome window above contains:
- a CDS encoding GNAT family N-acetyltransferase, translated to MATIRSQPSIELHAAQRDELETIENLMQFYMYDFSEWLPLKLGEHGFFNIQPRLDYWRNPATRPFLIKVDGELAGFVTVDNETHIVGAEYNIGYFFVSRRFRGQGVAKFVVSALLSRFPGQWQIFHIDANQPARLFWARVMPDLTAGVFTVHQLPIDGYPCTVYRFERSQPSATPTGPG
- a CDS encoding DUF427 domain-containing protein, encoding MKVPGAGSPISIVPQPGCVVVKFHGIQVASSTRALVMHETNYPPVYYIPREDIAEQYFARTDHTSYCPYKGDASYYSLQIPGHEGANAVWSYEHPKVSVAQIGGYVAFYPDEVTFEVLKT
- a CDS encoding DNA topoisomerase III; amino-acid sequence: MRLYLCEKPSQAKDIAAVLGARRRGDGCWLGTDVTVTWCIGHLLETAPPDAYDARYKRWVLADLPIIPEKWKMTVKPRTASQYKAVKRLLGEASELVIATDADREGEMIARELVEHCRYRGPIQRLWLSALDDASIRKALAALKPGAETFSLYHSALGRSRADWLIGMNMSRLFTLLGRQSGYQGVLPVGRVQTPTLRLVVDRDRSIADFVPVAYWAIDVQLLHDGTAFTAQWRAASDACDDQDRCLNQALAQQAAAAIGNAASARVIKLRTERMREVAPLPFDLGTLQEVCSKKLGLGAQETLDIAQALYETHKVITYPRSDCGYLPLSQHSEAPGILAALRQADPALNALHDYLEPQRRSRAWNDAKVSAHHGIIPTAAAKNLDRLVGKQRAVYTLIRARYLAQFLPNHEYDRTQADFDCAGEALRAVGKQIAEPGWKRALPEALAPAKGREAPAPQTLPTLAEGRDCAVADVKLKDLWTQPPKPFTEGDLIKAMKNVAKLVEDPLLKQKLKDTTGIGTEATRASIIQGLLDRGYLIKNGKALAATPAAFSLIDAVPRAIADPGTTAIWEQALDMVQSGEMSLEEFVTKQAAWMSKQVARCAGLNLTISGPASPAGRGATPWKNKRKPAKRKPSTGTKRAAKPAGKV